agcagacacctcaacctgagaggacgtgcgtgttctgagtccgagcacaaaagttttgagagcgcagagttgagatctgagcgcgtagactttagatttgagtgcgcacaggacatatttgagtgcgagcgaaatgtttgtgtccaagcagaagaaatgtgagcacaagcatgtgatttttaagtgcacgcatacattttgaaagaaagcagcagaaatctgagtgcgagcgcaaaatgtgagcatgaggagaacaaatctgagcatgagaaagacaaattattctctcaaactgaaaatctacgctcttgaataaagataggataattcttccatagacatactactgtaaataatgtgttgtgcatgttaacagcgtgctgctctgtaattcactgtcattgcatcaactccagacctgcagaccagactgagcagcagtgagtccaAGATCGAgatgctggagagagaaaatgcaggtgatAAAGTGTATCAGTTAACTGATGAacttacaataaatatgaacaacaaatcaaacttcttctgtttttcagtccaagctgcagacctgatgtctctggaaactcgactgactgccaccgagagcaagacaagtgacctagaaacagagaacgcaggtatttcactgacaaacatcaccagcatcttttctgttttttgctagTGGATGAAATTGTTGAGAAGGCTCCTTCTGTCAATACAAAGTCCACAGAGAActatggtttgtttgttttctggggTCTTTTCAAAGTATTCATTCTGTAGGAACAGTATAACCAAACATGACTCATCACTTTCATTGCTCACCACACCTTATCAATAGATCTCCatcattgtttctctgtttctgattgatgcTTTGCTCTCAAACTGTATCTCCAGATCTAAttaaccatgactcagcacttttagacAAAACAGGGtgtaaatcatgggtctcaaactcgtggcccgtgAGCCAATttcggccctcatgacgatattttgtggccctcaccttgatatgaaagtttaatttgagttttataaaaatggcactttactgtcttgtgtgtggaaggtccttttaattacttttttggtaattttgtgtcttttttggtaattttgtttcttttttaagtaatatattttttttttttctttttttttctttttttagtaattaggGCGTATTGCTCTGTGCAGAACGGTATTTTAGGGCGTACCGTTGAATTCCTAGTAAACAGCATGCTCTGATCTGTAATTCACTTCACTACAGGATCTTGTAACCAATCACAAtcaaactttttctgtttttcagtccaagctgcagacctgatgtctctggaaactcgactgactgccaccgagagcaagacaagtgacctagaaacagagaacgcaggtatttcactgacaaacatcaccagcatcttttctgttttttgctagcGGATGAAATTGTTGAGAAGGCTCCTTCTGTCAATACAAAGTCCATAGAGAActatggtttgtttgttttctggggTCTTTTCAAAGTATTCATTCTGTAGGAACAGTATAACCAAACATGACTCATCACTTTCATTGCTCACCACACCTTATCAATAGATCTCCatcattgtttctctgtttctgattgatgcTTTGCTCTCAAACTGTATCTCCAGATCTAAttaaccatgactcagcacttttagacAAAACAGGGTGTAAattatgggtctcaaactcgtcgCCCGTGAGCCAATttcggccctcatgacgatattttgtggccctcaccttgatatgaaagtttaatttgagttttatataaatggcactttaccgtcttgtgtgtggaaggtccttttaattacttttttggtaattttgtgtctcttttggtaattttgtttcttttttaagtaatatagttttttttttctttttttttctttttttagtaattaggGCGTATTGCTCTGTGCAGAACGGTATTTTAGGGTGTACCGTTGAATTCCTAGTAAACAGCATGCTCTGATCTGTAATTCACTTCACTACAGGATCTTGTAACCAATCACAAtcaaactttttctgtttttcagtccaagctgcagacctgatgtctttggaaactcgactgactgccaccatGAACAGAACAAGTGACCTGGAAACAGAGaacgcaggtatttcactgacaaatatCACCAccatctttttctgttttttgctagTTGATGAAATTGCCGAGGAGGCTTCTTCTGTCAATAGAAAGTCCATAGAGAGctatggtttgtttgttttttgtagtcattataAAGTATTCATTATGTGTTATTAGTATAACCTAACATTACCAGATCTCTATTATTTATTCTCTATTTCTGAGTGATGCATTGCTCCCAAGCTGttttgggacctctgtctctGCACACTAATATTCTGTTTCATCACCAGTTCTCTTTCCCTCCTACTTTAACATTATCTTTCCCTTTCAAGCCACCATGTTAGTGCAGTGTGAGCTCTTTGATTAACTTGAAAGTTCACATGTTGGATATATCATCAGTATTATTTAACTTTTCATTATGTTCATATTAATTCTACCCAATCCCACTTTTCTAACTATTCCTACTTGAATTTCTTCTGACACATTCCCAccaaaattcaaattcagttcgtttttattagtttttagagtgagtttgctagttttagtttagtttttttttttttaaatgctttagttttagtttggtttgtattagtttcagtttttttgtaatggggtatttgttgggtgggagattaaaagaggccacaataaattttgcctttatttcctttgtctgatccatcttcattatgtatgaaaaaagttgacaaagacaaaaatgaaggacattttcattataattgttagttttgtaaccacaaaatactgtttcagttaattgtcttttttttaaactctcatttttatttttattaaagttaacgaaaatgttttttcaattctagttttcgttattttgtttcgttttcgttctcgttaacaataataatcttcTTCCCTtgcccctaaccctaacataaacctgattgtaacctttaacccttaaaacaaagtctgaaatctcaaaaaagcctttaaataagtgaggaccggccaaaatgtcctcactttgcaaaaatgtcctcactctgttggttaaaaacgtgttccggtcctcactatgtaggaaggaaaagaacacacacacacacacacacacacaccaggtgaAGTTAAATGACTTACACTGACTTTGTTCTGTTCTCAGAGAGGAAGGTGGCCTTTTACACAGGTCTGACTGATTCAGGGCATGTTGGACCATTCAACACAGACACcacactgaaatacagcaaagtcttcaccaacatcggcgatgcttacaatccatctacaggtaaattactgcagctcacatcaacatgtttactcatgttaatctacatttgttacagttttttattttctgctctgtaggTTTCTTCACAGCTCCAGTCAGAGGGGTCTACTACTTCCAGTTCACTATATGTGGTGGCCAAAAAGGTTGGATGGGTCTACAGGTGTTCAAGAATAACCAGAGGATCATGTGGAATGGGGAGATTAAGGAAGAGGTAGGTGAGGAATACATgactaactctgttgtcttggagctgatggcaggagatCAAATCCACCTCGTTCTCCCATGGGGCTATACTCTCTGGGACTCTTCAAAGAACTACAACACCTTCAgtggctccctcctcttcacactgtgaggatccttcagctgctgtctgactccttattggctacactgtgatttactgcatgtaccaaataatgagattctgcatctgacttctctgttgtgtcatcacatgaaagcaacattgaaataaatctatgaagcattcagaaaacaatgtttagTCCCTCTGATTCTCCACTTTGTTCTCCCTGacggttcctctcctccttcactgTCTACCTCTACCTCTTCTGTGTGttcacacatttttacatctatttttggtcattttgtgtctttttgttcaatttgtgtctatttggatacttttgtgtcatttgttggtcatttttactagcctggctaacaccagactaatcacaaatgaaattagtctggaaaccagccgttcatttctctgtacaggaggcgtggtttacgatcctctcgagctgtttattgggcgctacgattgtctatcaaaagcgtctgtaggtagctcttagccaatcgtatcagttataccagatgacgtatgtagagcgataGAAATTGAAGGTTACATCTatggtttacatagccagactagcccatctctactttgagactaaaatgctcaattctgcttctgcaacgtttttctgcagcatgttcacattcagccacacatccactgattttatgggcaataaacaagatGTCTCTGGGTGGCTCCGccacttttcccaaatcctatcggaagcaaggctaaaacatcctttttcgtggtcaaacaggagtctgctgcagcaatgttggatccggaagaaaactaaaaaactacaagcttccgtctgccgagtaatacgcgtcatcgtcttaccgttagggctaagaaacggccctggttgccagactgcctggaggttcgaaatgaaattcgagcgcgcaaggcagtatgggtatacccaggctacatttttacatatatttttggtaattttgcatctctgacaaacaatacatgtaaaaatgatgaaaaaatgacacaaaattatcaaaatagacacaaaatgaccaaaaaagacaaaatgaccaaaaacagatgtaaaagtgaccaaaacatgaCCCGAAATCatggaaatagaaacaaattgaccaaaaaagacacacagtgacAAACAATAGCTgtaaaaattagcaaaaaatgtcacaacattttttaaatagatacaCATTGACcatcaaagacagaaaatgaacaaaaataaatgcaaaaatgaccaaaaaatgacccaaaattatggaaaaattaacaaattgaccaaaaaagacacaaaatgacaaacaacagATGtataaatgaccaaataatgacacaaaatgaccaaaaaaatagtggaaaaaatgaccaaaaaattacacaaaattaaggaaatggacacaaatttaccacaaaagacacaaaatgagcaaaaaagacaaaatgaccataaatagacgtaaaaataacaaaaaaattacacaaaatcatctaaatagacacaaatatCTTGTTAATTTTCTTTCCAATCTGTGACAGAGTTATTGATCTACTCATGAATCAGATTAATGCTGATTAAAACACATCATTTTCCCTTAAGTGTTGTAATATGCGTCTTTATATCTTTTTATAAACAACTCACAGGGTCGTATTCTGTGGCAGCAAAATCGATTTTCTTCACATATTTTTTCACATATCACATATTTTCCTCACTTTATTTGTCTCTAAATGTTGTCCCTGATGTTGACAATTGTCTTTGTTGACCAAAACTGTTCTCACAAACATAAATGTCagcaacaaatatttttttacactttttggaAAATGTCCCCCATTTCAAGGTGTAAAACTGTGGTCCTCACAAAGGCAGAAATACAAGAAAGCGTGTGGTGGGTGTGTATACATGTTATTCCTACAGTGTGAGGACCATGACAAGTTATTAACCAACAAAGAGAGGACGCTtttgggaagtgaggacatttaatgtgtgtgtgtgtgtgtgtgtgagtgtgtgtgtgtgtgtgtgtgtgtgtgtggtgtgtgtatgtgtgtgtgtatgcgtgtgtgaaCATGTtattcctacatagtgaggaccatgacAAATTGTATAGGAgtaacatatacacacacacccacacgttTTCTTGTATTTCTGCCTTTGTGAGGACCACAGTTTTACACCTTGAAATCGGGGACATTTTCCAAAAAGtggctatttttctttttttttgcagagatttgtGAAGAGTGAAGACAGTTTTGTTTGCAACatgagaatatattttttaaacgaGGAAATCTTTGTTGTTGACATTTATGTTTGTGAGGACAGTTTTGATCAACAAAGACAATTGTCAACATCAGGGACAACATTTAGAGACAAATAAGAAAGTGAGGAAATATGTGAAGAAAATAGATTTTTCTCCCACAGAATACGACCCTGTGAGTcgtttattaaaacatttaaagacgcATATTTACCTGAGTAGTCAGcgtcgccctctagtggccgcagTGATTATGACGCACATGAAGGTGGAAGTGATGTCGCAGAGGGAAACTTCCAGCAttcatgtgcatttattttactgttttaattttaagtcattttttgggtcatttttacatctattatttgtcttttttgtcttttttggtcaatttgtgtctatttagataattttgcgtaattttttggtaatttttacatttattttttgtcattttgtgtctatttcgataattttgtgtacatttttggtcatttttacatttgtttttggtcattatgcatctttttgggtcaataagtgtctatttttgataattttgtgtcattttttggtcattttgtgtcttttttagtcatctttacatctatttttggtcattttgcatcttttttggtcaatttgtgtctattttgataattttgtgtacattattggtcatttttacatttatttttggtcattttgtgtcttttttggtcattttgtgtcttcttggtcaatttgtgtccatttcgataattttgtgtacattattgctcatttttacatttattttggtcattttgtgacttttttggtcattttgtgtcttcttggtcaatttgtgtctttcgataattttgtctaatttttttggtaatttttacatctattttttgtcttttttgtgtcttttttggtcaatttgtgtctatttcgataattttgtgtacattattggtcattttacatctatttttggtcattttgtgcctcagGTTTAGAGTTTTTGATATTTactcttattttaaatgttttcttataGTGACTATTGAtgtaaatactttatttattagggGGATATATTCACTTGTTGTGTGAAGGTGAGGATCCTTTGAAGAAGAAACATTGTGTTCAGAGTCGGATCATTTATAAAAAGTTTCCTTAAAGTTCAGACTCAGTGTTTATTAGATTCTCTGTGAGGTCAGAACAGAAAACTTTTCTCCCATGAGGTCAGCGAGCTCTCACAGGAGGAATGTAAGGAAGTTAAAGAGAGGAAAGAGTCATGGCCGCATGCCAACACTCACATCCACGTCCCTGAgaaccacaaacacaaacacttcaGCAGCCGGACGGGAGGACcagaggggtcagaggtcagtaaACAGACTTCAACAGATTCTGATGCTTTTAGTGCAGATTTAAGGAAACAAATGATTACAGAGCGAACTTAAGTTACCGTTTAGATTCTTTGATAAGAAATACAAGCTCTGTTTGTTGACTTCAGTTACAGAACATGGAAGCTTTTTTacaagttattatttatttaatctgatTCATGAGTAGATCAATAACTCTGTCACGGACCGGAAAGAAAAttaacaagatattagagaaaacaagggtcgtttaatacttttttacatgactgtatttttttgtctttttgtgtcttttttggtaattttgtgtcatttttcgttcatttttacatcaattgtttgtcattttttggtcaatttttgtctattttgattattttgtgtcattttttggtcatttttacatccatattttgtcattttgtgtcttttatggtcattttgtgtctatttcgataattttgcgTCACTTCTTGCTCACTTTTACAGctattgtttgtcattttgtgtcttttttggtcaatttgtttctatttccatgattttgggtaattttttggtcattttgtgtcttttttggtcaatttgtgtctattttggtcaatttgtgtctattttgatatgTCGATATGTGTCTGACTGGTTCCTGCATGTTTTCTCTCCTTGTTGACCATCAGATATTTGTCTCCTGCTGCAGAATAAATGGCTGAGGCTCCAACATTAATGTTCATgtagcagaaagagagagagcgagagttaatgtgagagagcgagagttaatgtgagagagcgagagttAATGTGAGAGAGGACAGGAAGCTGCAGGAGAGCTGCTCTCTTCATTAAAACCAGATTTAGCTTCACCTGCTTCGTTAGCATGCAGGgggcccagtgtgtgtgtgtgtgtgtgtgtgtgtgtgtctgtgtgtgtgtgtgtgtgtgtgtgtgtgtgtgtgtgtgtgtgtgtgtgcgtgtgtgtgtgtgagattaaaCCTCAGCAGAGAATCATTACAGGAAGCAGAATCACGtctattaataaaacaaacGTCCACCATAAAAAcgttattattacattttctctcttttctttagtTTGAAGCGAAGACATCAGATTTTATGTCGTCTTCACTGGAACACGTCCGAACTTTAAACTGtctaaatgtgagttttatatcaaTGGcactttaatgttttgtgtgtggaaggtcccttacttcttttcttctttttcttacttacattttgtgtctttttaaaaaaatataattttgtgtctcttttggtaaatcagtgtcttttttaataattttgtgtctttttaaagtaatttagttttttctgtcattttgtatcttttttaaaaatttagtgtcttttttaatacttttgtctttttggtaattctgtgtcttttttgtaattttgtgtcttttttaaaataattttgtgtctttttggtaattcagtgtttttttctcattttgtgtctttttaaagtcatttagtgttttttttcagtcattttgtgtctttttttggtcattttgatactgcctccagcggagaacgtgttagaccctcctttaaaataaaagcaaacacatgtagctttcaaaataagagcacatagATGTGGTAACagagtaatttttacatctatttctggtcactttgtgtctatttcgataattttgtgttatttttttgtcattttgtctcatcACTTCTTAGCATGTCTCAGAGTGTCTCAcatgtcctgtctgtctgtcccgctcacacacagacagacagagagacagacagacagagagacagacagatccAACAGAGACGTGATGCTGATCAGAGACGTTGTGTCTCTTATTGGACTCtgtgagttttatattttattgatggAGTGAAATGAGAAATAAAGTGTTTCTATGAATTCTTTATTGACTCTTTAAACTCCAGCAGCTCGATCACAGCGACGAAGACGGACGGAGACGAGACAGAGACGTCTCCTGGCGTTTATAAAGCTGCTGCAGACTGAAACATGTTTCGTCTTTCATCTCTCAGAACACGACGGGAGACAGAAACCTGAGCATCGCCAGGACACTTTAACTACTTATCATCACTGGAACACAAATATGAATCCTTTCCTCCCCAAAAAATTTTCAAAAAGTCTATTTTCATCTGAAATACTCTCATTAACCAACACATTGTGTCTCACAATGTCTCACTGTGTTcttttaatgtgtctttttaaagtaatttcgtttttttttgtcattttgtgtattttttaataattctgtgtctttttaggtaattcagtgtttttttgtcattttgtgtcctttttgtcattttgtgtctttttaaagtaatttttagtgggtttttttcagtcattttgtgtcttttttttgtaattttgtgtcttttttttgtaattttgtgtcttttttggttattttgatactgcctccagcggcccccaggtaatttgagtttgagacccctgacatagagagtccggctgctaatggtgcgttcaaggtctacacgaatgtcagattTTTCAACGtcgttccgagctccaagttccgacctTCAACgtaaattgaacacaccatacAGCGTTACGGtgagaacgtgttagacccgcctttaaaataaaagcaaacacatgtagctttcaaaataaga
This genomic interval from Centropristis striata isolate RG_2023a ecotype Rhode Island chromosome 14, C.striata_1.0, whole genome shotgun sequence contains the following:
- the LOC131985186 gene encoding multimerin-2-like isoform X3 gives rise to the protein MRAVGLLLLLLALCGSGAQGELQETETTKTTTADIWAEMSLLRDMVEELNAYVDLLQRENSELQTRLSSSESKIETLMSLETRLTATESKTSDLETENADLQTRLSSSESKIEMLERENAVQAADLMSLETRLTATESKTSDLETENAVQAADLMSLETRLTATESKTSDLETENAERKVAFYTGLTDSGHVGPFNTDTTLKYSKVFTNIGDAYNPSTGFFTAPVRGVYYFQFTICGGQKGWMGLQVFKNNQRIMWNGEIKEEVGEEYMTNSVVLELMAGDQIHLVLPWGYTLWDSSKNYNTFSGSLLFTL
- the LOC131985186 gene encoding multimerin-2-like isoform X1, which gives rise to MRAVGLLLLLLALCGSGAQGELQETETTKTTTADIWAEMSLLRDMVEELNAYVDLLQRENSELQTRLSSSESKIETLMSLETRLTATESKTSDLETENADLQTRLSSSESKIEMLERENAVQAADLMSLETRLTATESKTSDLETENAVQAADLMSLETRLTATESKTSDLETENAVQAADLMSLETRLTATMNRTSDLETENAERKVAFYTGLTDSGHVGPFNTDTTLKYSKVFTNIGDAYNPSTGFFTAPVRGVYYFQFTICGGQKGWMGLQVFKNNQRIMWNGEIKEEVGEEYMTNSVVLELMAGDQIHLVLPWGYTLWDSSKNYNTFSGSLLFTL
- the LOC131985186 gene encoding multimerin-2-like isoform X2 produces the protein MRAVGLLLLLLALCGSGAQGELQETETTKTTTADIWAEMSLLRDMVEELNAYVDLLQRENSELQTRLSSSESKIETLMSLETRLTATESKTSDLETENADLQTRLSSSESKIEMLERENAVQAADLMSLETRLTATESKTSDLETENAVQAADLMSLETRLTATMNRTSDLETENAERKVAFYTGLTDSGHVGPFNTDTTLKYSKVFTNIGDAYNPSTGFFTAPVRGVYYFQFTICGGQKGWMGLQVFKNNQRIMWNGEIKEEVGEEYMTNSVVLELMAGDQIHLVLPWGYTLWDSSKNYNTFSGSLLFTL